One Besnoitia besnoiti strain Bb-Ger1 chromosome Unknown contig00175, whole genome shotgun sequence genomic region harbors:
- a CDS encoding cytochrome b (encoded by transcript BESB_032420): MVLGSYVELSHPDNSIPVNRFVTPLHIVPEWYFLAYYAVLKVIPSKTGGLLVFMSSLINLALLSEIRALNTRMLIRQHFMTRNVVSGWVIIWVYSMIFLIIIGSAIPQATYILYGRLATIVYLTTGLVLCLY, encoded by the exons atggttttgggctc ctatgtcgaattatcgcacccagataactccataccagtgaaccggtttgtaactccgcttcatatcgtacctgaatggtactttttagcatattatgcggtgttaaaagtaatcccatccaaaaccggtggtttgttagtatttatgtcctctctcattaacttagctcttttatctgaaattcgagctttgaatactcgaatgttgatacgacaacattttatgactcgaaatgtagtcagtggatgggtaattatttgggtatacagtatgatcttcttgattattattggtagtgctattccacaagcgacttatatcttatatggtagattagctactatcgtatatcttactaccggattggttctatgcttatactaa